A window of Bacteroidota bacterium genomic DNA:
ATCAATACACCGTAATCGGATACGACACCGTGTTCCAGGTGGGAGAATTTTCCGATCAGGGCATCAATGCTCCCAACTGCTTGATAACCAAACTCCTGAAAAGCACATCCCTGAATACCCGCATCCCTATGTGGAACCTGATGATGAAAAACGTTTATTCCCTGGGGGCATATCAGGTCAACCGCGACAAATTCATGCTGAACATCTTTTATTCTGGCAATGAAAAAGGTGTTCCAACCGGTTATTTGACGGAAGGGCCGGAAGGTATCCAAGGTGTTCCCCTGATCCAGGTACTCAATTTCGACAATCTGAACACATTCCTGAACCCGCCTGCCGACGGTATTTTTGATTTTATCGACGGGGCAGCTACCAATGGAGGTACCATACAGTCTTCGAACGGGAAGATATACTTTACTGTCCTGGAACCCTTTGGTAATTACCTGCGCAAGAAGATCACCGACAATGGCGGCGACACCTCGCTGGCCAACAAATATGCGTACGATTCCCTGTATACTCTGACCAAGGTAGGTGCGGAACAATATCCCGACAAGAACAAATTCCTCATTCAGGGAAGCTATCGTTCTGCATCCGGAAGTGAGATCTCACTCAATGCTTTCAATGTACCCAGGGGCTCTGTGAAAGTCACCGCAGGAGGCAGGGTGCTGACAGAAAACGTTGATTACACTGTTGATTACACGCTTGGCCGGGTTCGTATCATCAACGAAGGCATCCTGAATTCCGGCACACCCATTAATATCTCTTTGGAAAACAATTCTCTTTTTAGTCTTCAGACCAAGCGACTTATGGGAGCGCATATCGACCATGAGATCAGTAAGGATTTCCACCTGGGTGCGACCATCATGAACCTAACGGAACGGCCGTTAACACAGAAGGTAAGCTATGGTAATGACCCCATCAGCAACACCATATGGGGGTTTGACTTCAGCTATCAGACCCAGTCGCGATTCCTCACAAAATTAGTCGACAAAATACCACTGATCGACACCAAAGCACCATCAAATGTTACCGTTGATGGTGAGTTCGCTCATTTCATACCCGGTCATTCCAAGGTGATCGGCAAAGATGGTACTACCTATATTGATGATTTCGAAGGTGCCAAATCAACCATCGATTTGAAAAACCTGGGAACCTGGTTCCTGGCCAGTGCACCGCAGGGGCAGCTTGACCTTTTCCCTGAGACGGAGATTACGCTGGATTTAAAACGACAGATCGACTACGGGAAAAACCGTGCCAAACTTGCGTGGTATATCATCGACCCGCTGTTTTACGACCGCAACAACAACCTGGTGCCTCCGAATGTAAATAAGAACGAGCTTTCGAAAAACTCTGTGAGGCAGGTTCTCGAGACCGAGGTTTTCCCTAACAAAGATGTTCCAACCGGTACACCCACCAATATCCCCGTTTTTAACCTCGCTTATTATCCTGAAGAAAGAGGACCGTATAACTATGATATATCACCTTCTTTTTTCTCTGCCGGTATCAATGCCGACGGAACCTTGCGCAATCCGGAAACACGCTGGGCAGGGTTAATGAGAAAGATCGAGTCGACCGATTTCGAGGCAACCAACGTCGAGTATATTGAATTCTGGATGATGGATCCCTTTACTGAAGACAGCACCAATGCAGGAAAGCTCTACTTCAACCTGGGAGATATATCAGAAGACATCCTCAGGGACTCCAGGAAATCATACGAAAACGGGCTTCCGACCACGGCAACGGTGACCAATGTTGACACAACGGGTTGGGGTCGCGTTCCCAATGTACAATCGCTGGTGGAATCCTTTGATAATGATCCTGCTTCCCGTCCTTTCCAGGATGTGGGTTACGATGGTCTGGGTGATGATGATGAGCGCTCATTCTTTGCCATACAGAATGGCCTCCATGCTTATCTTGATTCCATCGCTGCCATTTTCGGCACTAATTCACAGGCATATATCCAGGCTTTTGGTGACCCGTCGTCCGATAACTATCATTATTTCCGGGGTACGGATTACGACAACAACACGCTTTACAGCAGTGTTCTGGAACGATATAAAAACTATAACGGTCCGGATGGCAACTCCCCCACCGACCAGCAGAATCCCGAATCCTACCCGACGGCAGGAACTACCTTACCCAATGTGGAAGACATCAACCGCGACAATACCCTGAGTGAAGCGGAAAGGTATTTCCAGTATATGATAGAACTGGATCCCGACAAGATGAAGGTTGGGGAAAACTATATCACCGATATCCAGGTAGCACAAAATGTGCAGCTTGCCAATGGCGATTTCACTACCACAAAGTGGTACCAGTTCAAGATCCCGATCAGTCAGCCCGAAAAGGTGGTTGGAGACATTCAGGACTTCCGTTCTATTCGTTTCCTGCGTATGTTCGTCAAGGATTTTGAAAGGCCGGCAGTACTCAGGTTTGCCACTCTGGAGCTTGTCAGGGGCGAATGGCGTAAATACCGCCGCGACCTGTTTGCTGCAGGAGATTATATCCCCAACGATATTCAGGCACAGACAACTTTCGATATATCCACCGTAAATATTGAGGAAAACGGTCAGCGCAGCCCGGTTCCCTATGTTATCCCTCCGGGCATCGAAAGGGAGATCAACCTGGGAACCACCAATCTGATCCGGTTGAATGAGCAGTCGATGGTTCTCAAGGTTTGTGACCTTGTCGACGGCGATGCCCGCGCAGCCTACAAAACCACCGAGCTTGACCTGCGGCGATACAATAAGCTGAAAATGTTCGTCCATGCAGAGAAAGCTCTTGCCAACCAGGATCTGGAATATGGGGATCTTACCGTTTTTGTACGTTTGGGAGCTGATTTCACGGAAAACTATTACGAATATGAGATCCCTCTTTCTTTCACTCCCTGGGGGACATCAGCAGGCAATCCTGATGGGATCTGGCCCTATAACAACCGCATGGAGATCAACCTGGAGGAGTTGGTAGATGTCAAACACCGGCGGAATATTGCATCCAGGGATCCTAACTCAACTGTTTCACCTACGGTTCCATATATTGAATATGACGGGGCGAACAAGATCACCGTGCTGGGTGTCCCCAGCATCAGCGATGTGCGGGCAATCATGATCGGTGTGCGCAACCCCAGGAAGTCTGGGGAAAGCGAAAGCGAAGGCAAATGCGCGGAAATCTGGGTAAACGAATTGCGCCTTACCGACTTCAAAAAAGATGGAGGATGGGCTGCAACAGCAAGGATCAGTGCCGATCTGGCCGACTTCGGACGGGTGACCGTTTCCGGAACCCACAGCACCTCCGGCTTTGGAAGCCTCGAACAAAAAGCAAATGAAACACAACTGGAAGCCATTACTCAGGTTGACATAGCCACTGACCTGGAATTAGGTAAATTCTTTCCTGAAGAAACAGGGATCAGGATCCCCATGCATTTTGATTACTCGCAAACCGTCAGTAATCCTGAATATAACCCACTTGATCCTGACATCAAACTCAAGGATGACCTGGATTCCTATAATACTACTGCGGAAAGGGACAGCATCAAGCGGCTGTCACAGGATTTCACCGAAAGGAAAAGCATCAATTTCATGAATGTTCGCAAAGACCGTGTTGGAGCCAGTAAAAAGCCCAGGGTCTACGACATAGAGAACTTCAACGTCACTTATGCCTATTCGGTAATCTACCACCGCGATGTGGACATAGAATATGAATCCCAGAAGCAACACAGGGGAGGTCTGGGGTATAATTTCAATAATACCCCAAAAAATGTTATGCCCTTTGAAAAAGCAGGATTTGCAAAAAATAAGTCGCTGAAGATCATCAAGGATTTTAACTTTTACTACCTGCCCAAGTCATTTACATTCCGGACAGAGATGCTCCGCGAATACAATGAGATGAAACTGAGAAACAAGAGCGATTTCCCGATCAAGATCATTCCAACCTTTGTAAAAAGATGGGATTGGAACCGCACCTATAATCTCCGTTTTGATCTTACCAAGGGTCTTTCCCTAGAGTTAAACGCGCAGGCGGATGCTTTTATCAACGAGCCACCCGGAAGCATTGACAAGAGCAGCGAATACTACGACAAAGCGGCAGCCGATTCAATTCGTGTTAAAGACCAGCTCCTTAGCCTTGGAACCATGAACCGGTATACTCAGAATTTTAATGTGAGCTATAAGGTTCCTATCGACAAATTGCCCATGATGGACTGGATAGGCATGACAGCCAATTACCAGGCTATGTACACCTGGATGGCCTCTCCATTATCGGTACAGGACAGGCTTGGCAATCAGATAGAAAATTCCAATACGGTTCAACTAAACGGCAACCTGGCTTTCGACCGTTTATACAACAAATCCGCTTATCTAAAAAAACTGTTAAGGAAAAATACACGAGGAGGAGGACCTACACCTGGAGGCCAGGGCAGAAGAAACATGAGCATGGCAGACCAGGAGCAAACCGAAGAAGAAAAATCCGATACCACCGATACAAAGCCCAAAATCAATTACTTCAAGATCATAGGTGAAGGCTTCCTGAAAGTCATGCTGGGAGTAAAGAAAGCCACCATCACCTACTCTGAGAACAACGGAACCTACCTTCCCGGTTTCATGCCGGAACCGGATATTCTGGGTAATTCCACAGGAGGGGCCTGGGCACCCGGATTGGGATTTGCTTTCGGCAGCCAGAAAGATATACGATATGATGCGGTAGACAATGGCTGGATCACCACTGACTCCCTGCTCAACCAGGCCTATATGCGAAAGCACAGCGATGTTTTTACGTATAAGGTATCCGTTGAGCCTTTTAACGACTTCAAGATCGAGCTTTCGGGCGACCGGAATTTTGCCAGAAGCAACCAGGAGTTCTTCCGGGCAGACAGCGAAGGAGCATTCCAGGTATATACACCAACAGAAAGTGGTAGCTTCAGCATTTCATTTATATCGATTAACACCGCGTTTGAAAAGGAAGGAGACAACAATACCTCCACTGCTTTTGATAACCTGAAGCTTTACCGCGGGGAGATTGCCGGCAAGCTCGGATCAGAAAACCCCAACAGTTCCGGGAAAGATCCTGTATACGACTCTATCACAAAGGCATTTTATCCATATGGTTATGGACCAACCAATCAGGATGTTTTGTTGTATTCCTTCCTGGCTGCCTATACCGGGAAAAGCCCATCCAAGGTTAAAACCGATATGTTTACAAAATTCCCGTTACCCAACTGGAGACTAACATACAGCGGACTCACACAGATTGCATTCATCAAACAATACTTCCAGAAGATCAACCTGACCCACTCATACAGGTCAGTATATAGCATCAACTCCTACCGGACTAACATAAGTTATGTTGAGCAGAATGATTATCCGGTTGAATTATATCTGAATTCGAATATTTATATCCCGGAATATGAACTCGGACAGATTTCCTTAGCCGAGCAATTTGCCCCGCTTTTCGGGATTGACATGACCTGGGAAAACAGCCTACTGTCGAAATTTGAATACAAGAAATCAAGGAATCTGACCCTGGCCTTTGCCAATAACCAGGTAACGGAAGTAAAAACCAGCGAGATCGTGGTAGGTCTGGGGTACCGGTTCAAAGACCTTGCATTCAGCATCCGTTCTATTGGAGGAGGAGGCAGGAAAACAAGGATTTCCTCAGATCTGAATATTAAGCTTGATTTCTCCATCCGTAAGAATAAAACCATCCTGCGCCGCATCGATGAAGCTGTAGATCAGGTTTCGGCCGGCCAAAGGATCATCTCCATTAACGCTTCCATCGATTATGCACTCAGCCAGAAAGTTAACATTCGATTGTTCTTCGACAAGATCATAAACAACCCTTATGTTTCAAACCAATACCGCACATCAACAACAAACGGCGGTTTGAGCCTCCGGTTCTCCTTGTCGCAATAATAAATAACAGTTTTCTATTGGTTATCAGGAAGGTTTAAAAGAAGGTTGCAGGTTTCATGT
This region includes:
- the sprA gene encoding cell surface protein SprA, translated to MVRIFKYIVTLLALLSLFVIVWDTPAKIRPAGMFDDPAYYTPPDTTNENDTTLIMRYPFNDNNDLLFAPADTHGLYLGQPSNLKTEIEYNPETNEYIFTNKMGDLDYRNPTSMSFDEYRDWEMRNSLQSYWREKVKTEGGVDRGDGIIPTIYIGSKVFETIFGSNTIDIRPQGSAELIFGILANKTDNPTLNVRQRRTVNFDFQEKIQLNVVAKIGDKIEFRANYNTEATFDFENKLQLKYEGKEDDIIKLIEAGNVSMPLNTTLINGSQSLFGIKTQLQFGKTTVTGLFSQQESQTSSVTVQGGAQTNEFSLTAVDYDENKHFFLSQYFRDNFERALKDLPIITSDINIQRIEVWVTNIGAAVTENRNIVAFQDIGEYSKIHNTARIHPIPGNYLPSNNSNDLLRQIDTAKVRDINTVTNYLKGTFGFVPGIDFEKVEVARKLDPSEFTFNPKLGFISLNTTINSDQTLAVAYQYTVIGYDTVFQVGEFSDQGINAPNCLITKLLKSTSLNTRIPMWNLMMKNVYSLGAYQVNRDKFMLNIFYSGNEKGVPTGYLTEGPEGIQGVPLIQVLNFDNLNTFLNPPADGIFDFIDGAATNGGTIQSSNGKIYFTVLEPFGNYLRKKITDNGGDTSLANKYAYDSLYTLTKVGAEQYPDKNKFLIQGSYRSASGSEISLNAFNVPRGSVKVTAGGRVLTENVDYTVDYTLGRVRIINEGILNSGTPINISLENNSLFSLQTKRLMGAHIDHEISKDFHLGATIMNLTERPLTQKVSYGNDPISNTIWGFDFSYQTQSRFLTKLVDKIPLIDTKAPSNVTVDGEFAHFIPGHSKVIGKDGTTYIDDFEGAKSTIDLKNLGTWFLASAPQGQLDLFPETEITLDLKRQIDYGKNRAKLAWYIIDPLFYDRNNNLVPPNVNKNELSKNSVRQVLETEVFPNKDVPTGTPTNIPVFNLAYYPEERGPYNYDISPSFFSAGINADGTLRNPETRWAGLMRKIESTDFEATNVEYIEFWMMDPFTEDSTNAGKLYFNLGDISEDILRDSRKSYENGLPTTATVTNVDTTGWGRVPNVQSLVESFDNDPASRPFQDVGYDGLGDDDERSFFAIQNGLHAYLDSIAAIFGTNSQAYIQAFGDPSSDNYHYFRGTDYDNNTLYSSVLERYKNYNGPDGNSPTDQQNPESYPTAGTTLPNVEDINRDNTLSEAERYFQYMIELDPDKMKVGENYITDIQVAQNVQLANGDFTTTKWYQFKIPISQPEKVVGDIQDFRSIRFLRMFVKDFERPAVLRFATLELVRGEWRKYRRDLFAAGDYIPNDIQAQTTFDISTVNIEENGQRSPVPYVIPPGIEREINLGTTNLIRLNEQSMVLKVCDLVDGDARAAYKTTELDLRRYNKLKMFVHAEKALANQDLEYGDLTVFVRLGADFTENYYEYEIPLSFTPWGTSAGNPDGIWPYNNRMEINLEELVDVKHRRNIASRDPNSTVSPTVPYIEYDGANKITVLGVPSISDVRAIMIGVRNPRKSGESESEGKCAEIWVNELRLTDFKKDGGWAATARISADLADFGRVTVSGTHSTSGFGSLEQKANETQLEAITQVDIATDLELGKFFPEETGIRIPMHFDYSQTVSNPEYNPLDPDIKLKDDLDSYNTTAERDSIKRLSQDFTERKSINFMNVRKDRVGASKKPRVYDIENFNVTYAYSVIYHRDVDIEYESQKQHRGGLGYNFNNTPKNVMPFEKAGFAKNKSLKIIKDFNFYYLPKSFTFRTEMLREYNEMKLRNKSDFPIKIIPTFVKRWDWNRTYNLRFDLTKGLSLELNAQADAFINEPPGSIDKSSEYYDKAAADSIRVKDQLLSLGTMNRYTQNFNVSYKVPIDKLPMMDWIGMTANYQAMYTWMASPLSVQDRLGNQIENSNTVQLNGNLAFDRLYNKSAYLKKLLRKNTRGGGPTPGGQGRRNMSMADQEQTEEEKSDTTDTKPKINYFKIIGEGFLKVMLGVKKATITYSENNGTYLPGFMPEPDILGNSTGGAWAPGLGFAFGSQKDIRYDAVDNGWITTDSLLNQAYMRKHSDVFTYKVSVEPFNDFKIELSGDRNFARSNQEFFRADSEGAFQVYTPTESGSFSISFISINTAFEKEGDNNTSTAFDNLKLYRGEIAGKLGSENPNSSGKDPVYDSITKAFYPYGYGPTNQDVLLYSFLAAYTGKSPSKVKTDMFTKFPLPNWRLTYSGLTQIAFIKQYFQKINLTHSYRSVYSINSYRTNISYVEQNDYPVELYLNSNIYIPEYELGQISLAEQFAPLFGIDMTWENSLLSKFEYKKSRNLTLAFANNQVTEVKTSEIVVGLGYRFKDLAFSIRSIGGGGRKTRISSDLNIKLDFSIRKNKTILRRIDEAVDQVSAGQRIISINASIDYALSQKVNIRLFFDKIINNPYVSNQYRTSTTNGGLSLRFSLSQ